CGCTTTTCATTCAGCTGTCTTGCCTCATATGGGCAGGCAGCCATGCAATATTTGCATCCAATACATTTGTCGGCATCAATCGCGACAATTCCATCCTCACGCTTGTAAGTTGCCTGGGTTGGGCAGACGGAAACGCACGGAGCGTTGTCACAATGCTGGCACTGTACTGGTAAGATTTCCATTTTTACATTCGGGTAAGTTCCGGTCTCCAAAAATTCAAGTCGGTTATAGGAAACGTCCACCCCGAGCTGATTATGCGACGCGCAGGCGATGTTACAGGCGTTGCAGCCCGTACAGCGCTCCGGGAATACCAAAAGTCCGTATTTTGCCATCCTAGTTGCCCTCCTTT
This window of the Mesobacillus jeotgali genome carries:
- the srrB gene encoding respiratory selenite reductase subunit SrrB, yielding MAKYGLLVFPERCTGCNACNIACASHNQLGVDVSYNRLEFLETGTYPNVKMEILPVQCQHCDNAPCVSVCPTQATYKREDGIVAIDADKCIGCKYCMAACPYEARQLNEKRVPEKCRWCPEMLEKGEQPACSATCMNEVRLFGDLEDPNSQLNKELAKHEVYQLLEVKGTKPSIFYVKK